The following are encoded together in the Vibrio splendidus genome:
- a CDS encoding NAD(P)-dependent oxidoreductase — MTKPVIGFIGLGLMGGNMVENLQKRGYHVNVMDLSAEAVARVTDRGNATAFTSAKELAAASDIVQFCLTTSAVVEKIVYGEDGVLAGIKEGAVLVDFGTSIPASTKKIGAALAEKGAGMIDAPLGRTPAHAKDGLLNIMAAGDMETFNKVKPVLEEQGENVFHLGALGSGHVTKLVNNFMGMTTVATMSQAFAVAQRAGVDGQQLFDIMSAGPSNSPFMQFCKFYAVDGEEKLGFSVANANKDLGYFLALCEELGTESLIAQGTATSLQAAVDAGMGNNDVPVIFDYFAKLEK, encoded by the coding sequence ATGACTAAACCTGTAATCGGTTTCATTGGCCTAGGCCTTATGGGCGGCAACATGGTTGAAAACCTACAAAAGCGCGGCTACCACGTAAACGTAATGGATCTAAGCGCTGAAGCTGTTGCTCGCGTTACAGATCGCGGCAACGCAACTGCATTCACTTCTGCTAAAGAACTAGCTGCTGCAAGTGACATCGTTCAGTTTTGTCTGACAACTTCTGCTGTTGTTGAAAAAATCGTTTACGGCGAAGACGGCGTTCTAGCGGGCATCAAAGAAGGCGCAGTACTAGTAGACTTCGGTACTTCTATCCCTGCTTCTACTAAGAAAATCGGCGCAGCTCTTGCTGAAAAAGGCGCGGGCATGATCGACGCACCTCTAGGTCGTACTCCTGCACACGCTAAAGATGGTCTTCTGAACATCATGGCTGCTGGCGACATGGAAACTTTCAACAAAGTTAAACCTGTTCTTGAAGAGCAAGGCGAAAACGTATTCCACCTAGGCGCTCTAGGTTCTGGTCACGTGACTAAGCTTGTAAACAACTTCATGGGTATGACAACTGTTGCGACTATGTCTCAAGCTTTCGCTGTTGCTCAACGCGCTGGTGTTGATGGCCAACAACTGTTTGACATCATGTCTGCAGGTCCATCTAACTCTCCGTTCATGCAATTCTGTAAGTTCTACGCAGTAGACGGCGAAGAGAAGCTAGGTTTCTCTGTTGCTAACGCAAACAAAGACCTTGGTTACTTCCTTGCTCTTTGTGAAGAGCTAGGTACTGAGTCTCTAATCGCTCAAGGTACTGCAACAAGCCTACAAGCTGCTGTAGATGCTGGCATGGGTAACAACGACGTACCAGTAATCTTCGACTACTTCGCTAAACTAGAGAAGTAA
- a CDS encoding DUF4962 domain-containing protein has product MSDQKSLDAIRKMKLENDTSAGNLVDLLPIEVQTRDFDLSFLDTLSEARPRLLVQADQLEEFKAKVKADQAHCMFDDFYNNSTVKFLETAPFEEPQAYPAETVGKASLWRPYWRQMYVDCQMALNATRNLAIAGVVKEDEALIAKAKAWTLKLSTYDPEGVTSRGYNDEAAFRVIAAMAWGYDWLHGYFTDEERQQVQDALIERLDEIMHHLKVTVDLLNNPLNSHGVRSISSAIIPTCIALYHDHPKAGEYIAYALEYYAVHYPPWGGVDGGWAEGPDYWNTQTAFLGEAFDLLKAYCGVDMFNKTFYENTGDFPLYCMPVHSKRASFCDQSSIGDFPGLKLAYNIKHYAGVNQKPEYVWYYNQLKGRDTEAHTKFYNFGWWDFGYDDLRFNFLWDAPEEKAPSNDPLLKVFPITGWAAFHNKMTERDNHIHMVFKCSPFGSISHSHGDQNAFTLHAFGETLASVTGYYGGFGVDMHTKWRRQTFSKNLPLFGGKGQYGENKNTGYENHQDRFCIEAGGTISDFDTESDVKMVEGDATASYKYFVPEIESYKRKVWFVQGKVFVMQDKATLSEEKDMTWLMHTTFANEVADKSFTIRGEVAHLDVNFINESADNITSVKNVEGFGEVDPYEFKDLEIHRHVEVEFKPSKEHNILTLLVPNKNEGEQVEVSHKLEGNTLLLNVDGETVSIEL; this is encoded by the coding sequence ATGAGCGACCAAAAATCTCTTGATGCAATCAGGAAGATGAAGCTGGAAAACGATACTTCAGCAGGTAATCTTGTAGACCTACTCCCTATCGAAGTTCAAACACGTGACTTCGACCTATCATTCCTAGACACCTTGAGCGAAGCACGTCCGCGTCTTCTCGTTCAAGCTGATCAGCTAGAAGAATTCAAAGCAAAAGTGAAAGCTGATCAAGCTCACTGTATGTTTGATGATTTCTACAACAACTCTACCGTTAAGTTCCTTGAGACTGCTCCTTTCGAAGAGCCTCAAGCGTACCCAGCTGAGACGGTAGGTAAAGCTTCTTTATGGCGTCCTTATTGGCGTCAAATGTACGTTGATTGCCAAATGGCACTGAACGCGACACGTAACCTAGCGATTGCTGGTGTTGTAAAAGAAGACGAAGCGCTCATTGCGAAAGCAAAAGCTTGGACTCTAAAACTGTCTACGTACGATCCAGAAGGCGTGACTTCTCGTGGCTATAACGATGAAGCGGCTTTCCGTGTTATCGCTGCTATGGCTTGGGGTTACGACTGGCTACACGGCTACTTCACAGATGAAGAACGCCAGCAAGTTCAAGATGCTTTGATTGAGCGTCTAGACGAAATCATGCACCACCTGAAAGTGACGGTTGATCTATTGAACAACCCACTAAACAGCCACGGTGTTCGTTCTATCTCTTCTGCTATCATCCCAACGTGTATCGCGCTTTACCACGATCACCCGAAAGCAGGCGAGTACATTGCATACGCGCTAGAATACTACGCAGTACATTACCCACCATGGGGCGGTGTAGACGGCGGTTGGGCTGAAGGTCCTGATTACTGGAACACGCAAACTGCATTCCTAGGCGAAGCATTCGACCTATTGAAAGCATACTGTGGTGTAGACATGTTTAACAAAACATTCTACGAAAACACAGGTGATTTCCCGCTTTACTGCATGCCTGTTCACTCTAAGCGCGCGAGCTTCTGTGACCAGTCTTCAATCGGTGATTTCCCAGGTCTAAAACTGGCTTACAACATCAAGCATTACGCAGGTGTTAACCAGAAGCCTGAGTACGTTTGGTACTACAACCAACTGAAAGGCCGTGATACTGAAGCACACACTAAATTCTACAACTTCGGTTGGTGGGACTTCGGTTATGACGATCTTCGTTTTAACTTCCTTTGGGATGCACCTGAAGAGAAAGCCCCATCGAACGATCCATTGTTGAAAGTATTCCCAATCACGGGTTGGGCTGCATTCCACAACAAGATGACTGAGCGTGATAACCATATTCACATGGTATTCAAATGTTCTCCGTTTGGCTCAATCAGCCACTCTCACGGTGACCAAAACGCATTTACGCTTCACGCATTTGGTGAAACGCTAGCGTCAGTAACAGGTTACTACGGTGGTTTCGGTGTTGATATGCACACGAAATGGCGTCGTCAAACGTTCTCTAAAAACCTTCCACTATTTGGCGGTAAAGGTCAGTACGGCGAGAACAAGAACACAGGCTACGAAAACCACCAAGATCGCTTCTGTATCGAAGCGGGCGGCACTATCTCTGACTTTGACACAGAATCTGATGTGAAGATGGTTGAAGGTGATGCAACGGCATCTTACAAGTACTTCGTTCCTGAAATCGAATCTTACAAGCGTAAAGTCTGGTTCGTTCAAGGTAAAGTCTTCGTAATGCAAGACAAGGCAACGCTTTCTGAAGAGAAAGACATGACTTGGCTAATGCACACAACTTTCGCAAACGAAGTGGCAGACAAGTCTTTCACTATCCGTGGCGAAGTTGCGCACCTAGACGTAAACTTCATCAACGAGTCTGCTGATAACATCACGTCAGTTAAGAACGTTGAAGGTTTTGGCGAAGTTGACCCATACGAGTTCAAAGATCTTGAGATCCACCGTCACGTTGAAGTGGAATTCAAGCCATCGAAAGAGCACAACATCCTGACGCTTCTTGTTCCTAATAAGAACGAAGGCGAGCAAGTTGAAGTGTCTCACAAGCTTGAAGGCAACACGCTACTGCTAAATGTTGACGGTGAAACGGTTTCAATCGAACTGTAA
- a CDS encoding sodium:solute symporter family transporter: MELNTIIVGIYFLFLIAIGWMFRTFTSTTSDYFRGGGNMLWWMVGATAFMTQFSAWTFTGAAGKAYNDGFAVAVIFVANAFGYFMNYAYFAPKFRQLRVVTVIEAIRMRFGATNEQVFTWSSMPNSVVSAGVWLNALAIIASGIFGFDMNMTIWVTGLVVLAMSVTGGSWAVNASDFMQMVIIMAVTVTCAVVAVVQGGGVGEIVNNFPVQDGGSFLWGNNINYLSIFTIWAFFIFVKQFSITNNMLNSYRYLAAKDSKNAKKAALLACVLMLCGVFIWFMPSWFIAGQGVDLSAAYPNAGKKAGDFAYLYFVQEYMPAGMVGLLVAAMFAATMSSMDSGLNRNSGIFVKNFYETIVRKGQASEKELVTVSKITSAVFGFAIILIAQFINSLKGLSLFDTMMYVGALIGFPMTIPAFLGFFIKKTPDWAGWGTLVVGGIVSYVVGFVIDAEMVAAAFGLDTLTGREWSDVKVAIGLIAHITLTGGFFVLSTMFYKPLSKERQADVDKFFGNLDTPLVAESAEQKVLDNKQRQMLGKLIAVAGVGIMLMALLTNPMWGRLVFILCGVIVGGVGVLLVKAVDDGGKQAKVVTES; the protein is encoded by the coding sequence ATGGAACTCAACACGATTATTGTCGGCATTTATTTCCTATTCTTGATTGCGATAGGTTGGATGTTTAGAACATTTACAAGTACTACTAGTGACTACTTCCGCGGGGGCGGTAACATGTTGTGGTGGATGGTTGGTGCAACCGCCTTTATGACCCAGTTTAGTGCATGGACATTCACCGGTGCAGCAGGTAAAGCGTATAACGATGGTTTCGCTGTAGCGGTCATCTTCGTAGCCAACGCATTTGGTTACTTCATGAACTACGCGTACTTCGCGCCGAAATTCCGTCAACTTCGCGTTGTTACGGTAATCGAAGCGATTCGTATGCGTTTTGGTGCGACCAACGAACAAGTATTCACTTGGTCTTCAATGCCGAACTCAGTGGTATCTGCGGGTGTTTGGTTAAACGCATTGGCAATCATCGCTTCGGGTATCTTCGGTTTCGACATGAACATGACTATCTGGGTGACTGGCCTAGTGGTATTGGCAATGTCGGTAACGGGTGGTTCATGGGCGGTAAACGCATCTGACTTCATGCAGATGGTTATCATCATGGCGGTAACGGTAACTTGTGCGGTTGTAGCGGTTGTTCAAGGTGGCGGTGTTGGTGAGATTGTTAACAACTTCCCAGTACAAGATGGTGGTTCGTTCCTTTGGGGCAACAACATCAACTACCTAAGCATCTTTACGATTTGGGCATTCTTCATCTTCGTTAAGCAGTTCTCAATCACGAACAACATGCTTAACTCATACCGTTACCTAGCAGCAAAAGATTCAAAGAATGCTAAGAAAGCTGCATTGCTTGCTTGTGTGTTGATGTTGTGTGGTGTGTTTATTTGGTTCATGCCTTCTTGGTTCATTGCAGGCCAAGGTGTTGATTTATCCGCGGCTTACCCGAATGCAGGTAAAAAAGCGGGTGACTTTGCTTACCTATACTTCGTACAAGAGTACATGCCAGCAGGTATGGTTGGTCTTCTAGTTGCCGCGATGTTTGCAGCGACAATGTCTTCAATGGACTCAGGTCTAAACCGTAACTCAGGTATTTTTGTTAAGAACTTCTACGAAACAATCGTTCGTAAAGGTCAAGCATCAGAGAAAGAGCTAGTAACCGTATCTAAAATTACTTCAGCGGTATTTGGCTTCGCTATTATCCTTATCGCACAGTTCATCAACTCGCTTAAAGGTTTGAGCCTGTTTGATACGATGATGTACGTAGGTGCGTTAATCGGTTTCCCTATGACGATTCCTGCATTCCTTGGTTTCTTCATCAAGAAGACTCCGGACTGGGCTGGTTGGGGTACGCTAGTTGTTGGTGGTATCGTATCTTATGTGGTTGGTTTTGTTATCGACGCAGAGATGGTAGCAGCGGCGTTTGGTCTTGATACTCTAACAGGACGTGAATGGTCTGATGTTAAAGTTGCGATTGGTCTCATTGCTCACATCACGCTAACCGGTGGCTTCTTCGTACTATCTACGATGTTCTACAAGCCTCTCTCAAAAGAACGTCAAGCGGATGTTGATAAGTTCTTTGGCAACTTAGATACACCATTAGTAGCTGAATCGGCAGAGCAAAAAGTGTTGGATAACAAACAACGTCAAATGCTTGGTAAGCTTATCGCAGTAGCGGGTGTTGGTATTATGCTGATGGCTCTTCTGACTAACCCAATGTGGGGACGCCTAGTCTTCATCTTATGTGGTGTGATAGTTGGTGGTGTCGGTGTTCTACTTGTGAAAGCGGTCGATGACGGCGGCAAGCAAGCTAAAGTTGTAACTGAAAGCTAA
- a CDS encoding tripartite tricarboxylate transporter substrate binding protein, which produces MSKLLKSIMLAAGILVSATSIAADYPSKNIRLVVPFGAGGGTDAVGRTLANSAKDILGQNISIMNRTGGAGAVGMSFGAQQRADGYTLTVVTREIASLPQMGLMRHTADDFRLIRLVNLDPAVVLVAADSPYNTINDLIKEAKEKPGSVKFASTAAPNFYLMSLEKDQDIKLNAIPYNGASEAIPAVLGHHTDVTMVTPGEAIAQLRSGQLKALGVMSEERIQYIPDVPTLKEQGIDVVTGTWRGIGAPKDTPDAVIEKLGAAFDEAMASEEFKSFMAKGAMTIHNLDDKAFTTFVSEDTKSLTELIQ; this is translated from the coding sequence ATGAGTAAATTATTAAAATCCATCATGCTGGCAGCTGGCATACTTGTTTCGGCAACGTCGATTGCAGCAGACTACCCGAGCAAAAACATTCGCTTAGTTGTCCCATTTGGCGCGGGCGGCGGTACAGATGCAGTTGGCCGCACCCTTGCAAATAGTGCGAAAGACATTCTAGGACAAAACATTTCAATCATGAACCGTACGGGTGGTGCGGGCGCCGTAGGTATGAGCTTTGGTGCTCAGCAGCGCGCTGATGGTTACACGTTGACGGTAGTCACTCGTGAAATCGCTTCGCTCCCTCAAATGGGTTTGATGCGCCATACCGCAGACGATTTTAGACTCATTCGCTTAGTAAACCTCGACCCAGCGGTCGTATTAGTTGCAGCCGATAGCCCATACAACACCATTAATGATCTGATTAAAGAAGCCAAAGAAAAACCTGGTAGCGTGAAATTTGCTTCAACCGCTGCGCCAAACTTCTACTTAATGTCTCTTGAAAAAGACCAAGATATTAAACTCAACGCTATCCCTTATAACGGTGCATCTGAAGCGATTCCTGCAGTACTAGGCCACCACACAGACGTAACCATGGTGACACCGGGTGAAGCTATCGCTCAACTTCGTTCAGGCCAACTAAAAGCATTAGGTGTCATGTCAGAAGAACGTATTCAGTACATTCCCGATGTTCCTACTTTGAAAGAGCAAGGTATTGATGTAGTAACAGGAACATGGCGTGGTATCGGCGCTCCAAAAGATACGCCGGATGCAGTCATCGAGAAACTAGGTGCGGCATTTGATGAAGCAATGGCAAGTGAAGAGTTCAAGTCTTTCATGGCAAAAGGCGCAATGACTATCCACAATCTTGACGATAAAGCCTTCACTACGTTCGTTTCCGAAGATACAAAATCGCTTACTGAACTAATTCAATAA
- a CDS encoding tripartite tricarboxylate transporter TctB family protein, whose product MSNANLNRNVVFPSIIIILSAIALALITQFDRPMYQDASVDAKFFPMMIVIAQIAICIVLIVQHKLKGVPEQQEAMISKMSIFGVAFLIGYALLISVVGYLYASLIAFMFYLVYFKVKKPIYYVVAVVFVFAVYYLFGEVFYIALPEATWS is encoded by the coding sequence ATGTCTAACGCCAACTTAAATCGGAATGTCGTTTTCCCTTCCATAATCATCATATTAAGCGCAATAGCACTCGCGTTGATTACTCAGTTTGATCGTCCGATGTATCAAGATGCAAGTGTTGATGCAAAATTCTTCCCAATGATGATTGTGATTGCTCAAATTGCTATCTGTATTGTTCTCATCGTTCAGCACAAACTCAAAGGTGTTCCAGAACAACAAGAAGCGATGATAAGCAAGATGTCTATCTTCGGCGTGGCCTTTCTTATTGGATACGCATTACTCATCAGTGTGGTTGGCTACCTTTACGCGAGTTTGATTGCCTTTATGTTCTACCTCGTTTACTTCAAAGTTAAGAAGCCAATCTACTACGTTGTCGCCGTTGTCTTTGTGTTTGCGGTTTACTATTTGTTTGGCGAGGTGTTCTACATCGCGCTTCCTGAAGCAACCTGGTCATAG
- a CDS encoding tripartite tricarboxylate transporter permease, which translates to MFEYLIDGLATAVSFAVLPVLVFGVLGGVILGALPGLTATMGVAILLPFTFGMEPTSALVMLIGVYIGGIYGGSIAAILLKTPGTPASAASVLDGHTMAVRGQAARALSISAVASFIGGLLSTIVLIAIAPKLATFALRFNAPEYFALALFGLTIIASVSSNNIFKGLLAGTIGLLVSTVGLDPISSVPRFTFDIMDLYSGINVIPVLIGLFALSEALNQLEKLFSEKKVVAPKFDHKLLSKGDLKEMLPTAIKSGLMGTTIGSVPGAGADISAFVCYNEAKRSSKNPEEFGKGSVRGLAAAESGNNGVTGGSLVPLLTLGVPGDAVAAVLLGALIVQGLTPGPLLFAQNPEVVYGVFSSMLVANLVMLVIGLLGIRFFCRIIEVPKIIMIPIIVFLSIVGAYAINNSMFDVGIAIGFGLLGFILTKLDIPSSPILLAIILGPMAETNLRKSLLMYDGSWSFLYERPIALAFIVLAIFSVYSTLKMKKKQKQKETEQCP; encoded by the coding sequence ATGTTTGAATATCTAATCGATGGTCTCGCAACCGCTGTGAGTTTTGCAGTGCTACCTGTCCTTGTTTTTGGTGTACTGGGCGGCGTAATTTTAGGCGCACTACCCGGTCTAACGGCGACGATGGGCGTTGCGATTCTCCTTCCGTTTACCTTTGGCATGGAACCGACGTCAGCCCTCGTGATGTTAATTGGTGTATACATTGGTGGCATTTACGGTGGTTCTATTGCCGCAATACTACTTAAAACACCAGGGACACCAGCGTCTGCAGCAAGTGTACTCGACGGCCACACCATGGCTGTGAGAGGGCAAGCAGCAAGAGCATTAAGTATCTCTGCAGTTGCTTCATTTATTGGCGGGTTACTCAGTACGATCGTCCTTATTGCCATTGCACCTAAACTGGCGACCTTTGCGTTGCGTTTTAATGCACCAGAGTACTTCGCACTTGCTCTGTTTGGTTTAACTATCATTGCGAGTGTTTCTTCGAACAACATCTTTAAAGGGTTACTTGCGGGTACGATTGGACTACTGGTTTCTACCGTTGGGCTCGACCCAATCAGCAGTGTGCCAAGGTTTACTTTTGACATCATGGATCTCTACAGCGGAATCAATGTCATCCCTGTTTTGATTGGTTTGTTTGCTCTATCTGAAGCATTAAACCAACTAGAGAAACTGTTCTCTGAAAAGAAAGTCGTCGCGCCGAAGTTTGACCACAAATTATTGAGCAAAGGCGACCTTAAAGAAATGCTACCAACCGCAATAAAAAGTGGTTTGATGGGAACAACCATCGGTTCTGTACCGGGTGCTGGTGCTGATATTTCGGCATTCGTTTGTTACAACGAAGCAAAACGTTCATCGAAAAATCCCGAAGAGTTTGGTAAAGGATCAGTACGAGGTCTAGCAGCAGCCGAATCTGGAAACAACGGTGTAACGGGTGGTTCGTTAGTTCCATTGTTAACACTTGGCGTTCCGGGGGATGCTGTGGCAGCGGTTCTTTTAGGCGCACTCATTGTTCAAGGTTTAACACCGGGGCCTCTGCTGTTTGCCCAAAACCCCGAAGTGGTTTATGGCGTATTCAGCTCGATGTTGGTTGCTAATCTTGTGATGCTAGTGATTGGTTTACTGGGTATTCGTTTCTTCTGCCGTATCATTGAAGTACCCAAGATCATCATGATCCCAATTATTGTCTTCTTGTCGATCGTTGGTGCTTACGCGATTAACAACTCGATGTTTGATGTGGGTATTGCGATCGGTTTTGGTCTATTGGGCTTTATCTTAACTAAACTGGACATTCCGTCTTCGCCAATTCTGCTTGCGATCATTTTAGGGCCAATGGCAGAAACAAATCTGAGGAAATCGCTGCTGATGTACGATGGCAGTTGGTCTTTCCTTTATGAGCGCCCTATTGCACTCGCGTTTATCGTGCTGGCTATATTCTCTGTTTATTCAACGTTAAAAATGAAGAAGAAACAGAAACAAAAGGAAACTGAACAATGTCCATAG
- a CDS encoding FadR/GntR family transcriptional regulator produces MVTTFNSISGSKRSLHVQVAREIARGILSGELPQGSIIPGEMALCEQFGISRTALREAVKLLTSKGLLESRPKIGTRVVDRAYWNFLDPQLIEWMDGLTDVDQFCSQFLGLRRAIEPEACALAAKFATAEQRIELSEIFQKMVEVDEAEVFDQERWTDIDTRFHSLIFNATGNDFYLPFGNILTTMFVNFIVHSSEEGSTCINEHRRIYEAIMAGDCDKARIASAVHLQDANHRLATA; encoded by the coding sequence ATGGTTACCACTTTTAATTCAATTTCGGGCTCGAAGCGCAGCCTGCACGTGCAAGTAGCTCGTGAAATCGCTCGTGGAATCTTGTCTGGCGAACTGCCACAAGGTTCTATTATTCCTGGTGAAATGGCGTTGTGTGAACAGTTTGGTATCAGCCGAACGGCACTTCGTGAAGCAGTTAAACTATTGACCTCTAAAGGTCTGTTAGAGTCCCGCCCGAAAATCGGTACTCGTGTAGTCGACCGCGCATACTGGAACTTCCTTGATCCTCAACTGATTGAATGGATGGACGGTCTAACCGACGTAGACCAATTCTGTTCACAGTTCTTAGGTCTTCGCCGTGCGATTGAACCTGAAGCGTGTGCACTGGCGGCAAAATTTGCGACGGCTGAGCAACGTATCGAGCTTTCAGAGATCTTCCAAAAGATGGTCGAAGTGGATGAAGCTGAAGTGTTTGACCAAGAACGTTGGACAGATATTGATACTCGTTTCCATAGCTTGATCTTCAATGCGACAGGTAACGACTTCTATTTACCGTTCGGTAATATTCTGACTACGATGTTTGTTAACTTCATCGTGCATTCTTCTGAAGAGGGAAGCACATGTATCAATGAACACCGCAGAATCTATGAAGCTATCATGGCCGGTGATTGTGACAAGGCTAGAATTGCTTCTGCCGTTCACTTGCAAGATGCCAACCACCGTTTGGCTACAGCGTAG
- the phnD gene encoding phosphate/phosphite/phosphonate ABC transporter substrate-binding protein — MKPTKTNLTLKSAITAALIFSGSALAMDTRYEDRSGNLVADVPQDESQWVDPNTLIFAYTPVEDPAVYADVWSEFLSHLEKTTEKTVRFFPVQNNAAQIEAMRSGRLHIAGFNTGSTPLAVNCAGFAPFTMMAAEDGSFGYEMEIITHPGSGIEKVEDLKGKNLAFTSQTSNSGFKAPSAILDAEYQLQPERDFKPAFSGAHDNSILGVAHKDYDAAAVANSVLNRMLSREVVKEGQIKSIYKSQTFPTTAYGTAHNLTPELQEKIQKAFFTFDWEGTKLQEEFERNGEAKFVPITYQEHWEVIRTIDTANKVSYTCS; from the coding sequence ATGAAACCGACAAAAACAAATCTCACGCTTAAAAGCGCTATTACTGCTGCGCTGATTTTTTCTGGTTCTGCATTAGCGATGGATACGCGATACGAAGACCGCTCTGGTAACTTGGTTGCCGATGTACCCCAAGATGAATCACAATGGGTGGATCCAAATACGCTAATTTTTGCTTACACGCCAGTTGAAGATCCAGCAGTATACGCTGATGTGTGGAGCGAGTTTTTGAGCCACCTTGAAAAAACAACGGAAAAAACGGTTCGTTTCTTCCCTGTACAAAATAACGCAGCTCAAATTGAAGCAATGCGTTCAGGTCGTCTGCATATCGCAGGTTTCAACACTGGTTCAACGCCTCTAGCAGTTAACTGTGCTGGCTTTGCTCCATTCACAATGATGGCGGCTGAAGATGGCTCTTTCGGTTACGAAATGGAAATCATCACACACCCAGGCTCAGGCATCGAAAAGGTTGAAGACCTAAAAGGCAAAAACCTAGCATTCACATCGCAAACGTCAAACTCTGGTTTCAAAGCCCCTTCTGCGATTCTGGATGCTGAATACCAGCTTCAACCTGAGCGTGATTTCAAACCGGCTTTCTCTGGCGCTCACGACAACTCAATTTTGGGTGTGGCACACAAAGATTACGACGCAGCAGCCGTCGCTAACTCAGTATTGAACCGTATGCTTTCACGTGAAGTCGTGAAAGAAGGTCAAATCAAGAGTATCTACAAGTCACAAACCTTCCCAACAACGGCTTACGGCACAGCGCACAACCTAACACCAGAGCTTCAAGAGAAGATTCAAAAAGCCTTCTTCACTTTCGACTGGGAAGGCACCAAGCTCCAAGAAGAATTTGAGCGTAACGGTGAAGCGAAGTTCGTTCCGATCACATACCAAGAGCACTGGGAAGTGATCCGCACTATCGATACCGCTAATAAAGTGTCTTACACGTGTAGCTAA
- the phnC gene encoding phosphonate ABC transporter ATP-binding protein, which produces MSTLTLKGLTKHYSSSDKALTNVSLSVNAGEVVGLIGPSGAGKSTLIRCINRLTEPTSGEVIFSNTNLETLSKRQLRHSRREIGMIFQEYALIERLTVMENVLSGRLGYVNFWQSFTRRFPESDIQAAYALLDRVGLLEHANKRADALSGGQRQRVGIARALAQKPKLLLIDEPTAALDPRTARQIMRLISEICSEQQLPAIINIHDVQLAKQFVDRVVGLNAGCVVFDDKPNLLTEDVLTQIYGEEDWSQQAEEEEEDLIIMNPRLSEATV; this is translated from the coding sequence ATGTCTACTCTTACCCTTAAAGGGCTTACCAAGCACTACTCCAGTTCTGATAAAGCTCTGACCAACGTTAGCTTATCGGTGAATGCCGGCGAAGTCGTTGGATTGATTGGCCCATCTGGTGCGGGTAAATCAACGCTGATTCGCTGTATTAACCGACTAACCGAGCCTACCAGCGGCGAAGTTATCTTCTCCAACACTAACCTAGAGACCTTGTCTAAGCGCCAACTGAGACATTCACGACGTGAAATTGGGATGATTTTCCAAGAGTACGCATTGATTGAGCGCTTAACGGTTATGGAGAATGTGCTTTCAGGGCGTTTGGGATACGTAAACTTCTGGCAAAGCTTTACTCGTCGTTTCCCAGAATCAGATATCCAAGCCGCTTATGCGCTACTCGACCGCGTTGGATTATTAGAGCACGCCAATAAAAGAGCCGATGCCCTATCAGGTGGCCAGCGCCAACGCGTAGGTATCGCACGTGCACTCGCTCAGAAACCAAAATTACTGTTGATAGATGAACCCACGGCCGCGCTCGATCCACGCACTGCCCGCCAGATCATGCGATTGATCAGCGAAATTTGTTCAGAACAACAACTCCCAGCCATCATCAATATTCACGATGTTCAGTTAGCGAAACAGTTTGTCGACCGTGTTGTCGGCCTAAATGCTGGCTGTGTGGTATTTGATGACAAACCAAACTTGCTCACCGAAGACGTACTCACACAGATCTACGGTGAAGAAGATTGGAGCCAACAAGCAGAAGAAGAGGAAGAGGATCTCATCATTATGAACCCTCGCTTGTCTGAGGCAACAGTATGA